A genomic window from Streptomyces mirabilis includes:
- a CDS encoding CBS domain-containing protein → MKVSEVMTAPPVCVAPHVSLLEVTRRMTERAIGSALVVEDDALLGIVTDRDLALRGLGGGLAPETPVHAVMSAQVVTVDADDDLQVAYLTFRRTGVRRLPVLNEGGVVGVLTVDDLFLDVFRRLADLLGPVTWSVLQEPPGPPAACGGTYEP, encoded by the coding sequence ATGAAGGTCTCCGAGGTGATGACTGCCCCTCCGGTGTGCGTCGCACCCCATGTCTCTCTGCTGGAGGTGACCCGGCGGATGACCGAGCGCGCCATCGGCTCCGCCCTCGTCGTGGAGGACGATGCACTGCTCGGCATCGTCACCGACCGCGACCTCGCCCTACGCGGCTTGGGCGGCGGCCTGGCCCCCGAGACGCCGGTGCACGCGGTGATGTCGGCCCAGGTCGTCACAGTCGACGCCGACGACGACCTTCAGGTGGCATACCTGACGTTCCGCCGCACCGGGGTGCGTCGTCTTCCGGTCCTCAACGAGGGCGGGGTGGTGGGGGTGCTGACCGTCGACGACCTGTTCCTGGACGTCTTCCGGCGACTGGCCGACCTGCTGGGACCGGTCACCTGGAGCGTGCTGCAGGAGCCGCCTGGGCCGCCTGCGGCATGCGGTGGTACCTATGAGCCGTGA